A genome region from Schistocerca americana isolate TAMUIC-IGC-003095 chromosome 1, iqSchAmer2.1, whole genome shotgun sequence includes the following:
- the LOC124619630 gene encoding uncharacterized protein LOC124619630 isoform X1 — MGYRLLVLWTISCLCIHSSLCEVQRQYHSEEEFDNGEGHWAVPDSVALEAADMLNTSNRQPGDFVNATELVESPHVVDLGGKTHEESGNTTTSPMEETCKVPIDWLKGFQEIIKDYRFSDDWLKNPRGVPLIDCSALVINTETKLQCPLPSVNKTNETNVSSFTISLTDVDINFSDDVNFPLCPLLEKLLNPTFNCSDRIEGNLRITVCHIPKQWLKDQTIITKLNCTNNGNTTTGTETCIISKEIVQKNMTHMMDCESSDDNGIECLVPKGWLKYNVFSILSCTEHENDTLRNCLFPNNLITTDTPTENCATTKDGNSTDCPIYTGINCTKNSNTTKLQCWTPHEWLAEVDNAAKLNCTNANNNSTQKVCSIPKEWLRGQLENSSENTTGNNTNETICYIPKQLLNDKSNMTQPNCSSDNLTMTCQIPNEAFNITTMCPLFEEIKETSDALRCVIQYEGNFTTFICTESEDQALQNETESCNTSTEVLNISSTDAETGTEDSSTTEDTKNNSSQTTEQYHANVDNSSEISTVAVPYLVDTTTESHSNSNNVSVKLNTVKDEDASSGGVNYEETEHNQGSELEIAQSSSEPNTKISPAAPGQAESKSDSVHENEVVQYEAAAALSQLHTAHTHATVNEQTVTFLRPTESAAILVGVFIAFAVLGYAGLLIWRRMLEKRYGNRQLLINEDDDFSNANNFEMPMYELQERFWPRGVDRGISSCDNTQKSLNKK, encoded by the coding sequence GCATCCACTCGTCACTATGTGAGGTCCAGCGACAGTATCACAGTGAGGAAGAATTTGATAATGGCGAAGGGCATTGGGCTGTTCCTGACAGTGTAGCTTTGGAGGCTGCAGACATGTTGAATACCAGTAACAGACAACCAGGAGATTTTGTTAATGCAACTGAACTTGTTGAAAGTCCCCATGTAGTTGACCTTGGTGGAAAAACACATGAAGAAAGTGGAAATACGACGACCTCACCAATGGAAGAGACATGTAAAGTACCAATAGACTGGCTAAAAGGCTTTCAAGAAATAATTAAGGATTACAGATTCTCGGACGACTGGTTAAAGAATCCAAGGGGTGTGCCTCTGATAGACTGCAGTGCTTTAGTGATCAACACAGAAACAAAGCTtcaatgccctctgccatcagtcaataaaacaaatgaaacaaatgtcTCAAGTTTTACCATCAGTCTAACAGATGTGGACATAAACTTTTCAGATGATGTAAATTTCCCTCTTTGTCCACTATTAGAGAAACTTCTCAATCCAACATTCAATTGCTCTGATAGGATAGAGGGAAATCTGAGAATCACAGTGTGCCATATTCCAAAGCAATGGCTAAAAGACCAAACTATTATAACAAAACTCAACTGCACAAACAATGGAAATACAACAACTGGAACAGAAACATGTATAATTTCCAAGGAAATTGTCCAGAAAAATATGACCCATATGATGGACTGTGAATCCTCAGATGACAATGGGATAGAGTGTTTAGTCCCCAAAGGATGGCTGAAATATAATGTATTTTCCATTTTGTCTTGCACTGAGCATGAAAATGATACTTTAAGGAATTGCCTATTTCCAAACAATTTAATAACTACTGATACCCCAACAGAAAACTGTGCAACTACAAAAGATGGCAATTCAACAGACTGTCCTATTTACACTGGTATAAACTGTACAAAAAATAGTAATACCACAAAATTACAGTGTTGGACGCCACATGAATGGCTGGCAGAAGTGGACAATGCAGCAAAATTAAATTGCACAAATGCTAACAACAACAGTACACAGAAAGTTTGTAGTATTCCAAAAGAATGGCTACGAGGTCAACTGGAAAATTCCAGTGAAAATACCACTGGAAATAACACTAATGAAACAATATGTTACATTCCTAAGCAGCTGTTAAATGACAAGAGTAACATGACTCAGCCAAACTGTTCATCAGATAATCTTACAATGACTTGCCAGATTCCAAATGAAGCCTTCAACATCACAACAATGTGCCCACTgtttgaagaaattaaagaaacatcaGATGCACTACGTTGTGTGATACAGTATGAAGGAAATTTCACCACTTTTATTTGTACCGAATCAGAAGATCAAGCATTACAGAATGAGACAGAAAGctgtaacacatcaacagaagtacTAAACATCAGTTCTACAGATGCTGAGACAGGAACAGAGGACAGTTCTACCACAGAGGATACAAAAAACAACTCCAGCCAAACAACAGAACAATATCATGCAAATGTGGACAATTCTTCTGAAATATCTACGGTAGCAGTGCCATACCTCGTAGACACAACTACAGAAAGTCATTCTAATTCCAACAACGTATCAGTAAAGCTTAACACCGTAAAAGATGAAGATGCATCAAGTGGAGGTGTGAACTATGAAGAAACTGAGCATAATCAAGGCAGTGAACTAGAAATAGCTCAGTCAAGCAGTGAACCAAATACTAAAATTTCTCCAGCTGCACCTGGGCAGGCAGAGTCAAAGTCAGATTCAGTACACGAGAACGAGGTTGTACAGTATGAGGCAGCTGCTGCATTGTCACAGCTACACACTGCACACACACATGCTACAGTAAATGAACAAACAGTTACATTTTTACGCCCCACAGAATCTGCAGCCATACTTGTTGGGGTATTCATCGCATTTGCTGTGCTAGGGTATGCTGGACTGCTGATATGGAGAAGAATGCTTGA
- the LOC124619630 gene encoding uncharacterized protein LOC124619630 isoform X2 gives MGYRLLVLWTISCLCIHSSLCEVQRQYHSEEEFDNGEGHWAVPDSVALEAADMLNTSNRQPGDFVNATELVESPHVVDLGGKTHEESGNTTTSPMEETCKVPIDWLKGFQEIIKDYRFSDDWLKNPRGVPLIDCSALVINTETKLQCPLPSVNKTNETNVSSFTISLTDVDINFSDDVNFPLCPLLEKLLNPTFNCSDRIEGNLRITVCHIPKQWLKDQTIITKLNCTNNGNTTTGTETCIISKEIVQKNMTHMMDCESSDDNGIECLVPKGWLKYNVFSILSCTEHENDTLRNCLFPNNLITTDTPTENCATTKDGNSTDCPIYTGINCTKNSNTTKLQCWTPHEWLAEVDNAAKLNCTNANNNSTQKVCSIPKEWLRGQLENSSENTTGNNTNETICYIPKQLLNDKSNMTQPNCSSDNLTMTCQIPNEAFNITTMCPLFEEIKETSDALRCVIQYEGNFTTFICTESEDQALQNETESCNTSTEVLNISSTDAETGTEDSSTTEDTKNNSSQTTEQYHANVDNSSEISTVAVPYLVDTTTESHSNSNNVSVKLNTVKDEDASSGGVNYEETEHNQGSELEIAQSSSEPNTKISPAAPGQAESKSDSVHENEVVQYEAAAALSQLHTAHTHATVNEQTVTFLRPTESAAILVGVFIAFAVLGYAGLLIWRRMLEKRYGNRQLLINEDDDFSNANNFEL, from the coding sequence GCATCCACTCGTCACTATGTGAGGTCCAGCGACAGTATCACAGTGAGGAAGAATTTGATAATGGCGAAGGGCATTGGGCTGTTCCTGACAGTGTAGCTTTGGAGGCTGCAGACATGTTGAATACCAGTAACAGACAACCAGGAGATTTTGTTAATGCAACTGAACTTGTTGAAAGTCCCCATGTAGTTGACCTTGGTGGAAAAACACATGAAGAAAGTGGAAATACGACGACCTCACCAATGGAAGAGACATGTAAAGTACCAATAGACTGGCTAAAAGGCTTTCAAGAAATAATTAAGGATTACAGATTCTCGGACGACTGGTTAAAGAATCCAAGGGGTGTGCCTCTGATAGACTGCAGTGCTTTAGTGATCAACACAGAAACAAAGCTtcaatgccctctgccatcagtcaataaaacaaatgaaacaaatgtcTCAAGTTTTACCATCAGTCTAACAGATGTGGACATAAACTTTTCAGATGATGTAAATTTCCCTCTTTGTCCACTATTAGAGAAACTTCTCAATCCAACATTCAATTGCTCTGATAGGATAGAGGGAAATCTGAGAATCACAGTGTGCCATATTCCAAAGCAATGGCTAAAAGACCAAACTATTATAACAAAACTCAACTGCACAAACAATGGAAATACAACAACTGGAACAGAAACATGTATAATTTCCAAGGAAATTGTCCAGAAAAATATGACCCATATGATGGACTGTGAATCCTCAGATGACAATGGGATAGAGTGTTTAGTCCCCAAAGGATGGCTGAAATATAATGTATTTTCCATTTTGTCTTGCACTGAGCATGAAAATGATACTTTAAGGAATTGCCTATTTCCAAACAATTTAATAACTACTGATACCCCAACAGAAAACTGTGCAACTACAAAAGATGGCAATTCAACAGACTGTCCTATTTACACTGGTATAAACTGTACAAAAAATAGTAATACCACAAAATTACAGTGTTGGACGCCACATGAATGGCTGGCAGAAGTGGACAATGCAGCAAAATTAAATTGCACAAATGCTAACAACAACAGTACACAGAAAGTTTGTAGTATTCCAAAAGAATGGCTACGAGGTCAACTGGAAAATTCCAGTGAAAATACCACTGGAAATAACACTAATGAAACAATATGTTACATTCCTAAGCAGCTGTTAAATGACAAGAGTAACATGACTCAGCCAAACTGTTCATCAGATAATCTTACAATGACTTGCCAGATTCCAAATGAAGCCTTCAACATCACAACAATGTGCCCACTgtttgaagaaattaaagaaacatcaGATGCACTACGTTGTGTGATACAGTATGAAGGAAATTTCACCACTTTTATTTGTACCGAATCAGAAGATCAAGCATTACAGAATGAGACAGAAAGctgtaacacatcaacagaagtacTAAACATCAGTTCTACAGATGCTGAGACAGGAACAGAGGACAGTTCTACCACAGAGGATACAAAAAACAACTCCAGCCAAACAACAGAACAATATCATGCAAATGTGGACAATTCTTCTGAAATATCTACGGTAGCAGTGCCATACCTCGTAGACACAACTACAGAAAGTCATTCTAATTCCAACAACGTATCAGTAAAGCTTAACACCGTAAAAGATGAAGATGCATCAAGTGGAGGTGTGAACTATGAAGAAACTGAGCATAATCAAGGCAGTGAACTAGAAATAGCTCAGTCAAGCAGTGAACCAAATACTAAAATTTCTCCAGCTGCACCTGGGCAGGCAGAGTCAAAGTCAGATTCAGTACACGAGAACGAGGTTGTACAGTATGAGGCAGCTGCTGCATTGTCACAGCTACACACTGCACACACACATGCTACAGTAAATGAACAAACAGTTACATTTTTACGCCCCACAGAATCTGCAGCCATACTTGTTGGGGTATTCATCGCATTTGCTGTGCTAGGGTATGCTGGACTGCTGATATGGAGAAGAATGCTTGA